In ANME-2 cluster archaeon, a single genomic region encodes these proteins:
- a CDS encoding UPF0175 family protein encodes MRSLFRENTELKINAAIKLYKEGEVSLGKAAEIAGVTTIEFKEILGKRGIIREIEARPAEEMDRKLKNFLQT; translated from the coding sequence ATGAGAAGCCTGTTCAGGGAGAATACGGAACTCAAGATTAATGCGGCCATAAAACTCTATAAGGAAGGAGAAGTATCACTGGGCAAAGCGGCTGAGATAGCGGGAGTAACTACAATCGAATTTAAGGAGATTTTAGGTAAACGGGGGATTATCAGGGAGATAGAGGCGAGACCGGCTGAAGAAATGGACCGGAAGCTTAAAAATTTCCTCCAAACATGA
- the cyaB gene encoding class IV adenylate cyclase, with translation MIEVEAKLKIDSIDHKEERIKELKGEYKGEKTEIDLYFGYPNSQILSGGAALRVRDANGKYRLTYKGPKKDDKTTSREEIEIRIESASEMIKILDELGFYELCQVKKLRKTYNLKDLVITLDNVDGLGKFIEVEGKANNAEEFKEQKDEIFKLIKKLGLSTDEISQRSYLEMLLDVKEESNNISGEYDIL, from the coding sequence ATGATAGAGGTGGAGGCAAAGCTGAAGATAGACAGTATAGATCACAAAGAGGAGCGGATAAAAGAACTTAAAGGGGAATATAAAGGAGAAAAAACCGAGATAGATCTTTATTTTGGTTATCCGAATTCGCAGATTTTAAGTGGCGGGGCTGCTCTTCGGGTCAGGGATGCTAATGGGAAGTACAGGTTAACGTACAAGGGACCTAAAAAAGATGATAAGACAACGAGCAGGGAAGAAATTGAGATACGGATAGAATCTGCCAGTGAAATGATAAAAATACTCGATGAACTTGGTTTTTATGAGCTGTGTCAAGTGAAGAAACTCAGGAAAACATATAATCTTAAAGATTTGGTAATCACACTGGATAACGTGGATGGACTGGGGAAATTCATAGAAGTTGAAGGTAAAGCAAACAATGCTGAGGAGTTTAAGGAGCAGAAGGATGAGATATTCAAGCTTATTAAAAAACTCGGACTCTCAACAGATGAAATAAGCCAGAGGTCATATCTGGAGATGCTCCTTGATGTGAAAGAGGAATCAAACAATATTTCAGGAGAATATGATATCTTATGA
- the ppk1 gene encoding polyphosphate kinase 1, which translates to MSKSDDGIEQVVATEEELRLLDDPSLFINRELSWIKLNERILEEVNDRAHPLLERIKFLAICGSGLDEFFMVRVSGLRRQALKGALKAPPDGMTPYEQLAAIRIEVKKLLKRYSKCWNEEILPDLLNAGIVIKKVEDLDKDQRNYVRDYFDNTIFPTLTPLAMDFAHPFPFISNISLNLAVIVSDLKNGEKYARIKIPTDLFPRLVEIPGRRKKPKNEIKLEKEINLVFIEDIIASEITKLFPGLKVVATCPFRMTRNAEIKITDDFASDLLTAMELGIESRRTGFPVRLEIDGSMPDKLKKLFIRNFMLTDDLVYKVNLPLSSVDFWQFLDIDRPDLKDVPFMPYTPPAFYEGRDIFSVIEKRDWVFYHPYDSFNTIVNPLKQAAEDPDVLAIKTTMYRVGKKSPVIAALLHARKKGKAVTVLVELKAKFDEEKNIGWAKVLEDAGVHVIYGLEDLKVHAKILLIVRKHSGKIVHYSLVSAGNFNAVTSTTYADIVYLTASPEIGAELAEVFNLLTGYSKKDDYKHLVVAPATLRREIIDRINREIHAHEQTGDGYIALKLNGLVDKGIIQALYRASMAGVIINLNVRGLCALRPGVKGVSENITVTSILGRFLEHSRVYYFRNGGADEVLIGSADMMPRNLNKRVEVLLIVPDPELKEIIIEYMLNIHLKDNVKARRLLSDGTYERIIPGPDDERIDSQKWLIEHRGIWHGDT; encoded by the coding sequence ATGAGTAAAAGTGATGATGGAATTGAACAGGTCGTTGCCACGGAAGAAGAATTAAGACTGCTTGATGATCCATCACTCTTCATTAACAGGGAATTGAGCTGGATAAAACTGAATGAGCGGATACTTGAGGAAGTAAATGACAGGGCACACCCGCTTTTGGAGCGGATTAAGTTCCTTGCGATTTGTGGTAGTGGTCTCGATGAATTTTTTATGGTGCGGGTTTCGGGTTTGAGGCGACAGGCGTTAAAAGGTGCTCTTAAAGCACCACCTGATGGCATGACACCATACGAACAGCTTGCTGCCATAAGAATAGAGGTTAAAAAGCTTCTGAAGAGATACTCAAAATGCTGGAATGAAGAGATACTCCCGGATTTATTAAATGCTGGTATCGTAATTAAAAAGGTTGAAGATCTTGATAAGGATCAACGCAATTATGTCAGGGATTATTTCGATAATACTATCTTTCCGACCCTTACGCCTCTTGCTATGGATTTTGCACATCCCTTCCCTTTCATCTCAAACATCAGCTTAAACCTTGCCGTAATCGTCAGTGATCTTAAGAACGGTGAGAAGTATGCCCGGATTAAGATACCAACTGATCTCTTTCCAAGACTGGTTGAGATACCAGGCAGAAGAAAAAAACCCAAAAATGAAATTAAATTAGAAAAAGAGATAAATCTTGTTTTTATTGAAGATATCATTGCGTCAGAGATTACTAAATTATTTCCAGGCTTAAAAGTTGTTGCCACCTGCCCGTTCAGGATGACCAGGAATGCAGAGATAAAGATAACAGATGATTTTGCATCAGATCTTCTAACTGCAATGGAGTTGGGCATAGAGTCAAGAAGGACAGGTTTTCCTGTGAGACTGGAGATCGATGGATCGATGCCTGATAAATTAAAGAAACTCTTTATTCGCAATTTCATGCTTACTGACGATCTTGTGTATAAGGTTAATCTGCCACTATCTAGTGTTGATTTCTGGCAGTTTCTTGACATAGATAGACCTGATCTTAAGGATGTACCTTTCATGCCATACACCCCACCTGCTTTTTATGAGGGGAGGGATATCTTTTCTGTGATAGAAAAGCGGGACTGGGTCTTTTATCACCCTTATGATAGCTTCAATACGATAGTGAACCCACTTAAGCAGGCAGCAGAAGATCCGGATGTTTTAGCAATCAAGACCACGATGTACAGGGTTGGTAAAAAATCACCGGTCATAGCTGCCCTCTTACATGCAAGAAAGAAGGGTAAAGCCGTAACAGTACTCGTGGAGTTGAAGGCAAAATTCGATGAGGAGAAAAATATTGGTTGGGCGAAGGTTCTTGAGGATGCTGGTGTGCATGTGATTTATGGGCTTGAGGATCTCAAGGTACATGCAAAGATACTTCTTATCGTTCGAAAGCATAGTGGGAAAATCGTGCATTATTCGCTTGTAAGTGCTGGTAACTTCAATGCTGTCACGTCAACAACTTATGCGGATATCGTTTACCTTACCGCAAGTCCCGAAATCGGAGCAGAACTTGCAGAGGTCTTTAACCTGCTCACAGGATATTCGAAGAAGGATGATTATAAACATCTCGTGGTTGCTCCGGCGACGCTTCGAAGAGAGATTATTGATCGTATCAACCGGGAGATACATGCTCATGAACAGACAGGAGACGGATACATAGCCCTCAAATTAAACGGTCTTGTTGATAAGGGTATAATTCAGGCGCTCTATAGGGCGTCGATGGCTGGTGTGATAATCAATCTCAACGTTCGGGGTCTGTGCGCATTGAGACCGGGTGTAAAAGGCGTAAGTGAAAATATAACCGTAACCTCGATACTCGGGCGATTTCTTGAACATTCAAGGGTCTACTACTTCAGGAACGGTGGAGCTGATGAGGTGTTGATAGGTAGTGCGGACATGATGCCAAGAAACCTCAATAAAAGGGTTGAAGTACTCCTTATTGTCCCGGACCCGGAACTCAAAGAGATAATAATCGAGTACATGTTAAATATTCATCTGAAAGATAACGTAAAAGCAAGGAGACTTTTATCTGATGGTACTTATGAACGTATAATACCGGGCCCTGATGATGAACGTATAGACTCGCAGAAATGGCTGATAGAACACCGGGGAATCTGGCATGGTGACACATGA
- a CDS encoding CHAD domain-containing protein, with product MEKSITFTLLEDQDHQDLIRTISESYQFAHDPPSTVQESYFDSFDWLLYNGNLVLLKQDGTFCLKDLESSKVIAECPWEHKDVAQFWWDFPDCEIAALLKTCLDVRALLPFLEIEKRSEKLHILNKDEKTVLWVYLDEINKSTDVPIQETIRTITLAPVRGYWKEFRDFHQFIEGIKVAEPCENLFNMMLKLTQRKPGDYSSKMKVALTRDMNGSVATRKILLYLLNIMTQNEEGVISDMDTEFLHDFRVSGRRTRSAISQIKDVFPLEKLDRFKQDFRELGQSSNKLRDLDVYLHTKEEYLAMLPEDLRPGLNPFFIYLEKQREKELKGFTEVLCSGFYRQLVTDWEAFLVYNEDYERMPANAEKPVITLAREFIRRRYTKIMKDGEKIDNNSPDEKLHNLRIQCKKLRYLMEFFASLFPSDEIALLTKQLKRFQDNLGEFNDLSMQQDTLKEYLDTIDPKSDQNMLIAAAIGGLIMNLNTRQQHVRAEFSDQFRHFGQKKNSLLFKQLFKDGDRTTAKKEVIS from the coding sequence ATGGAGAAAAGTATAACTTTTACGCTGCTTGAAGACCAGGATCACCAAGACCTGATCCGTACAATATCAGAATCATACCAGTTTGCTCATGACCCGCCCTCCACTGTGCAAGAGAGCTATTTTGATTCCTTTGACTGGCTCCTCTATAACGGGAATCTCGTTCTCTTGAAGCAGGATGGTACATTTTGCTTAAAGGACCTGGAATCCTCTAAAGTGATTGCAGAGTGCCCATGGGAGCATAAGGACGTAGCACAGTTCTGGTGGGACTTTCCTGATTGCGAGATAGCGGCGTTGCTTAAGACGTGCTTGGATGTCAGGGCACTTCTGCCGTTTTTAGAAATTGAGAAGAGGAGCGAAAAACTCCATATCCTGAACAAAGATGAAAAAACGGTACTGTGGGTCTATCTCGACGAGATCAATAAAAGCACAGACGTCCCCATTCAGGAAACCATCCGTACTATCACGCTTGCGCCAGTCCGTGGCTACTGGAAGGAGTTTCGTGATTTTCATCAGTTTATTGAGGGGATTAAAGTAGCTGAGCCCTGTGAGAATTTATTTAACATGATGCTCAAGCTGACCCAAAGAAAACCAGGGGATTACAGCTCTAAAATGAAGGTCGCCCTCACAAGAGACATGAACGGGAGTGTGGCTACAAGGAAGATCCTCCTCTACCTGCTAAACATCATGACACAGAACGAGGAAGGGGTTATCAGTGATATGGACACCGAGTTTCTCCATGATTTCCGGGTCTCCGGGCGCAGGACGCGCTCTGCCATAAGCCAGATAAAAGACGTGTTCCCTCTGGAAAAACTTGATCGGTTCAAACAGGATTTCAGGGAGCTTGGCCAGTCTTCAAACAAACTAAGAGACCTGGATGTGTACCTGCACACGAAGGAGGAGTACCTCGCCATGCTACCCGAAGATCTCAGACCGGGACTCAACCCTTTTTTTATATATCTGGAAAAACAGCGGGAAAAAGAGCTAAAAGGATTTACTGAAGTGCTCTGCTCAGGTTTTTACAGGCAGCTTGTCACCGATTGGGAAGCATTCCTCGTTTATAATGAGGATTACGAAAGGATGCCTGCAAACGCGGAAAAACCTGTGATAACACTTGCAAGAGAGTTCATCAGGAGGCGGTACACAAAGATCATGAAGGACGGGGAAAAGATAGACAATAATTCACCTGACGAAAAACTTCATAACCTGCGGATACAGTGCAAGAAACTGCGTTATCTCATGGAGTTCTTCGCATCCCTGTTCCCCTCTGATGAGATTGCACTTCTGACAAAACAACTGAAGCGATTCCAGGACAACTTAGGAGAGTTCAACGACCTCTCGATGCAGCAGGATACATTAAAAGAGTACCTTGATACGATCGACCCCAAATCAGATCAGAATATGCTCATTGCGGCTGCCATCGGTGGACTGATCATGAACCTGAATACAAGACAGCAGCATGTACGGGCTGAGTTTTCAGATCAGTTCAGGCATTTTGGCCAAAAGAAGAACAGTTTGCTCTTTAAACAACTCTTCAAAGATGGTGACAGGACGACCGCAAAAAAGGAAGTGATATCATGA
- a CDS encoding AAA family ATPase codes for MTNLAFYSIKGGVGKTAAAVNLAYLSSSDGYKTLLCDLDPQGSASYYFRVRTPKKFNSEKLLEGGKKVDRTIRGSDYANLDILPADFSYRLLDIALSNRKRSIKWLKEVLTPFEDEYDNIFLDCPPNITLLSENVFFAADYIILPFVPTTLSRLTYDNLLKFFNKSKLDQSGIVAFFSMVEQQKTIHKEIIREMEVDKHFLKSQVPYAADIEKMGIHRQPVACTQARSKAAASFVELWNELKEIISRE; via the coding sequence ATGACGAATTTGGCATTCTACAGTATAAAAGGTGGTGTCGGGAAAACGGCCGCAGCGGTTAACCTTGCATACCTTTCGTCCAGTGACGGGTACAAGACATTGCTCTGCGACCTGGACCCGCAAGGTTCGGCGTCATACTACTTCAGGGTGCGAACGCCCAAAAAGTTCAATTCCGAAAAACTGTTAGAAGGCGGTAAAAAGGTTGATAGAACCATTCGCGGAAGTGATTACGCAAATCTGGATATCCTCCCTGCTGATTTTTCATACCGGTTGCTCGATATCGCACTCAGCAACAGGAAACGCTCTATAAAATGGCTCAAAGAGGTGTTAACACCATTCGAAGATGAATACGATAATATATTCCTGGACTGTCCGCCAAACATCACCCTGCTCTCTGAGAACGTCTTTTTTGCCGCAGACTATATCATCCTCCCGTTTGTCCCAACCACCCTTTCCAGGCTCACTTATGATAATCTGCTGAAATTCTTCAATAAATCCAAACTCGACCAATCCGGGATCGTCGCGTTCTTCTCAATGGTGGAACAACAGAAAACGATACATAAGGAGATCATCAGGGAGATGGAAGTAGACAAGCATTTCCTGAAAAGCCAGGTTCCATATGCCGCTGACATCGAGAAGATGGGAATTCACCGCCAGCCGGTTGCATGCACGCAAGCCCGCTCAAAAGCTGCAGCATCTTTTGTGGAACTCTGGAATGAGCTGAAAGAGATTATCAGCAGGGAATAA
- a CDS encoding YfcE family phosphodiesterase gives MYKVINPLIISAKDHPEIAIISDVHANLHALNAVMEDAKSRGVECFLNAGDFLGYGAFPEEVVLKLSSENVLSIIGNYDLKVLKKRKEKKRAHIKNEKQIAFDYAGKNLSGSSVSYLRSLDREMRICTGDKSILMVHGSPESIDEHITPDTTDERMSELALIADADVVIMGHSHLQFKRTINGVTFINPGSVGRPDDGDNRANYAIMDISSLSINLIKVDYDVESAADSIRDRGLPENFAQMFLRGVSLDAVIEDEDRIKERGKKLGYKKRSGKIREIALKYNSDPEHSDTVRKLSLELFDKMGDMHLLGQEERYWLGCAAILHDIGWSQGPKGHHKSSLRLILNDQEFPFTSDERYLIGSIARYHRKAHPKNSHFHFAAMSQDNKQKVRILASILRIADGMDASHSSVVTNIDLKIDSNSVMLKCFVSNDTSLEQKSIPRKKDLFESTVGKKLIVKWI, from the coding sequence ATGTATAAGGTGATCAATCCTTTGATCATATCTGCCAAAGATCATCCTGAAATCGCGATAATTTCAGATGTACACGCCAACCTCCATGCCTTAAATGCAGTAATGGAGGATGCGAAAAGTCGTGGCGTAGAATGTTTTTTAAATGCAGGGGACTTTCTTGGATATGGGGCATTTCCTGAGGAGGTGGTTTTGAAGCTATCATCAGAGAATGTCCTTAGCATTATCGGTAACTACGATTTGAAAGTGCTGAAAAAAAGAAAAGAGAAAAAACGAGCGCATATCAAGAATGAAAAGCAGATAGCCTTTGATTACGCAGGCAAAAACCTTTCAGGATCTTCTGTCAGTTATCTTCGCTCACTTGATCGTGAGATGAGGATCTGTACAGGTGACAAAAGTATCTTGATGGTGCATGGAAGCCCTGAATCAATCGATGAGCACATCACACCCGACACAACCGACGAAAGGATGAGCGAGCTTGCTTTAATTGCCGATGCAGACGTTGTCATCATGGGGCATTCGCATCTTCAGTTCAAACGAACAATAAATGGTGTTACGTTCATAAACCCCGGGAGTGTTGGAAGACCAGATGATGGTGATAATAGGGCTAATTATGCCATCATGGATATAAGCTCTCTTTCCATTAATCTTATTAAGGTTGATTATGATGTAGAGAGTGCAGCGGATTCGATACGAGATAGGGGACTTCCGGAGAACTTTGCACAGATGTTTCTCCGTGGTGTTTCGCTGGATGCCGTCATTGAAGATGAGGATAGGATAAAAGAGAGGGGAAAGAAATTGGGGTATAAAAAGAGATCAGGTAAGATACGGGAGATTGCCCTGAAGTATAATTCTGATCCTGAGCATTCTGATACTGTTAGAAAGTTGTCACTTGAGCTCTTTGATAAAATGGGAGATATGCATCTTCTGGGTCAAGAGGAACGCTACTGGCTGGGGTGTGCCGCAATTCTCCATGATATCGGGTGGTCACAGGGTCCGAAAGGACATCACAAATCCTCACTGAGATTGATACTGAACGACCAGGAATTTCCGTTCACATCAGATGAGAGATACCTCATAGGCAGTATTGCGCGATACCACAGAAAAGCACATCCAAAGAACAGCCATTTTCATTTTGCAGCCATGAGCCAGGACAACAAACAGAAAGTCAGGATTCTCGCATCAATCTTAAGGATCGCTGATGGTATGGATGCTTCGCATTCGTCAGTCGTTACGAACATTGATCTGAAGATAGACTCCAATAGCGTTATGCTGAAATGTTTTGTCTCAAACGATACAAGTCTTGAGCAAAAGTCGATCCCCAGGAAGAAAGACCTGTTTGAAAGCACTGTTGGGAAAAAACTTATCGTAAAATGGATTTAG
- the ppk2 gene encoding polyphosphate kinase 2 has translation MTIKNNNEKSELKVKLAEYTAIKNIDMVQKNNRVSVWVKKSTLEYEKELRNLQTELIKVQNHVKTHGLRILVLFEGRDAAGKGGTIKRFTEHMNPRGMRVVALEKPSDREQTQWYFQRYVQHLPSAGEIVLFDRSWYNRAMVEPVMEFCTDEQNKRFLKDVPLFEQLLVKDGIFLFKFYFSVSKDEQVRRFDARKIDPLKHYKVSRVDEMAQEMWDQYTIKKFQMLSETNRTIVPWTIIRSDNKKKARLNCIKYILYNLDYEGKVHESKLETDPEIVISGIDELKHMEDNLLKPIELPG, from the coding sequence ATGACAATAAAGAACAACAATGAAAAATCTGAATTAAAAGTGAAATTAGCTGAATATACTGCCATCAAAAATATTGACATGGTGCAAAAGAATAACAGAGTTAGTGTATGGGTAAAAAAGAGTACCCTTGAATATGAAAAAGAACTGCGCAATCTGCAGACCGAACTTATAAAGGTGCAAAACCATGTCAAGACTCATGGACTGCGCATTCTGGTATTGTTTGAAGGACGGGATGCTGCCGGGAAAGGGGGCACGATAAAGAGATTTACCGAACATATGAATCCACGGGGTATGCGGGTTGTGGCCCTCGAAAAGCCCAGCGACAGGGAACAAACTCAATGGTATTTTCAACGATACGTCCAGCATCTACCATCAGCAGGAGAGATTGTATTGTTTGATCGCAGCTGGTACAACCGGGCAATGGTTGAACCTGTGATGGAATTCTGCACCGATGAGCAGAATAAACGCTTCTTAAAGGATGTTCCTCTCTTCGAACAATTGCTTGTAAAAGATGGAATTTTTCTATTCAAGTTTTATTTCTCAGTCTCTAAAGATGAACAGGTAAGACGATTTGATGCAAGAAAGATCGATCCGCTAAAGCACTACAAGGTCTCCCGTGTTGATGAGATGGCACAGGAAATGTGGGATCAGTACACTATAAAAAAATTCCAGATGCTTAGTGAAACAAACCGAACCATTGTTCCCTGGACAATTATCCGATCCGACAACAAGAAAAAAGCGAGACTCAACTGTATCAAATATATACTATATAACCTGGATTACGAAGGTAAGGTTCATGAAAGTAAACTCGAGACAGATCCGGAGATCGTGATTTCGGGTATTGATGAACTCAAACACATGGAAGATAATCTGTTAAAACCGATCGAATTGCCGGGATGA